One part of the Tunicatimonas pelagia genome encodes these proteins:
- a CDS encoding acyl-CoA thioesterase: MPNQKNAQESFTTMTEMVFPNDTNGLNGLMGGRLLYWMDIVAAIAAQKHSNSYVVTASVDNVSFSHPIKIGNVVTLKAKVTRAFNTSMEVHIEVQAEDVPSSQVVESHRAFFTMVAVNLRGNKTKVPELIPETEEEQQLFAGALRRRQLRLVLAGRMKPDEANELRSIFDISDAPKQENA, encoded by the coding sequence ATGCCTAACCAAAAAAACGCCCAAGAATCATTTACTACCATGACCGAAATGGTCTTTCCCAATGATACCAACGGACTGAATGGTCTGATGGGAGGGAGGCTCTTGTATTGGATGGATATTGTAGCCGCCATAGCTGCTCAGAAACACTCCAACAGCTATGTAGTAACGGCTTCGGTAGATAATGTATCGTTTTCTCATCCAATAAAAATTGGTAATGTGGTAACGCTGAAGGCAAAGGTTACTCGAGCCTTTAATACTTCAATGGAGGTACACATTGAAGTGCAGGCGGAAGATGTGCCTAGTAGTCAAGTAGTTGAAAGTCATCGGGCATTTTTCACGATGGTGGCGGTCAACCTTCGGGGTAATAAAACCAAAGTACCGGAGCTGATACCAGAGACAGAAGAAGAGCAACAACTATTTGCCGGTGCCCTTCGGCGGCGTCAGTTGCGGTTAGTGCTAGCCGGACGTATGAAGCCAGATGAGGCGAATGAGCTTCGCTCTATTTTTGATATTTCAGATGCCCCTAAACAAGAAAACGCCTAA
- the gcvP gene encoding aminomethyl-transferring glycine dehydrogenase: MKLSVQSYLPFEKRHNSPDSQQIASMLESIGVESLEELISETVPASIRLKKPLDLPTAQTETEFLSQLRKLAEKNRVAKSYIGQGYYSCHTPAVIQRNILENPSWYTAYTPYQAEIAQGRLEALVNFQTMVIDLTGMEIANASLLDEATAAAEAMSMFYGLRKGGKKKAMKFFVDDNTFPQTLNVLQTRAEPLEIELIVGALADLDVTDENLFGVLLQYPDANGAVHDHSALIQSAQEYGVKVAVASDLLALTLLTPPGEMGADCVIGTTQRLGIPMGFGGPHAAFFATREEYKRQVPGRIIGASVDAQGNPAFRMALQTREQHIKRDRATSNICTAQVLLAVMAGMFGVYHGADGLKNIAQRTHGLTKLLAKGLEELGLEQRNEYYFDTLKISVPNQAALKEKSEEGNINFRYFPGGDIGISLDETTTLADVDQTLTLLASVASRVSNFDLEQEAKSLALDWPDALVRKSDYLTHPVFNSHHSEHEMLRYIKCLENKDLSLVHSMIPLGSCTMKLNATTEMIPVTWPEFGQLHPYAPASQTEGYQELVTNLKDWLCEITGFADVSLQPNSGAQGEFAGLMVIRSYHRERGEGHRNIALIPTSAHGTNFASAVMAGMKVVLVKCDDHGNIDIADLQEKAEKHSENLASLMVTYPSTHGVFEEDIQEICALVHQHGGQVYMDGANMNAQVGLTSPANIGADVCHLNLHKTFCIPHGGGGPGMGPIGVVEHLAPHLPQDPVNYNGTFNGAISAAPVGSASILPISYAYIAMMGGEGLTRATQIAILNTNYIKFRLEGHYPVLYTGKKGRSAHEMIIDCRDFKKANIEVTDIAKRLMDYGFHAPTVSFPVAGTMMIEPTESESKAELDRFCDAMIEIRQEIRDIESGLYAPQNNVLKNAPHTMAVATANDWDYPYSREKAIFPLAYVREKKFWPSVSRIDDAYGDRNLMCSCLPVEVYEATEQEEATADAV; encoded by the coding sequence ATGAAATTATCCGTACAATCGTACCTTCCTTTTGAAAAACGTCATAATAGTCCTGATAGTCAGCAAATTGCCTCTATGCTAGAATCCATAGGGGTTGAATCGTTAGAGGAGCTAATCAGTGAAACGGTTCCAGCTTCTATCCGGCTCAAAAAGCCGCTAGACCTGCCCACGGCTCAAACCGAAACGGAGTTTTTATCTCAGCTCAGAAAACTCGCTGAAAAAAACCGGGTAGCTAAATCGTATATTGGGCAGGGATACTACAGTTGCCACACCCCAGCAGTAATTCAACGAAATATTCTGGAAAACCCTAGTTGGTACACGGCCTACACTCCGTACCAAGCTGAAATTGCTCAGGGAAGATTGGAAGCACTGGTGAATTTCCAGACGATGGTTATAGATTTAACGGGTATGGAAATAGCCAACGCTTCTTTGCTCGACGAAGCAACTGCTGCAGCCGAAGCCATGAGCATGTTTTATGGGCTGCGAAAGGGTGGGAAGAAAAAGGCGATGAAGTTCTTCGTAGACGACAACACCTTTCCTCAAACGCTCAATGTGCTACAAACCCGGGCTGAGCCATTAGAGATTGAATTGATCGTCGGTGCCCTAGCTGATCTGGACGTAACAGATGAAAATCTATTCGGGGTGCTGCTTCAGTATCCGGATGCTAACGGAGCAGTTCACGATCATAGTGCGCTAATTCAGTCGGCTCAAGAATACGGCGTAAAAGTGGCTGTAGCCTCAGATTTATTAGCCTTAACGTTATTGACCCCTCCGGGTGAAATGGGAGCCGACTGTGTGATAGGGACTACCCAGCGGTTGGGTATTCCAATGGGCTTTGGTGGTCCCCATGCCGCCTTTTTTGCCACACGGGAAGAATATAAGCGACAGGTGCCCGGACGCATTATTGGCGCATCAGTAGATGCTCAGGGAAACCCAGCGTTTAGAATGGCATTGCAAACCCGCGAGCAGCACATCAAGCGTGACCGTGCTACATCCAATATCTGTACAGCCCAGGTGCTGCTGGCTGTAATGGCTGGGATGTTCGGCGTGTACCACGGCGCAGATGGTTTGAAAAATATTGCTCAGCGCACCCACGGACTGACCAAATTGCTGGCAAAAGGCCTGGAAGAACTAGGGCTAGAGCAAAGAAACGAATACTACTTTGATACCCTAAAAATTTCGGTTCCTAACCAAGCTGCTCTGAAAGAAAAGAGTGAAGAGGGAAATATTAATTTCCGCTATTTCCCTGGCGGCGACATTGGAATTTCTTTGGATGAAACTACTACGTTGGCTGATGTAGACCAGACGCTCACGCTGCTTGCCTCGGTAGCTTCTCGGGTGAGTAATTTTGATTTGGAGCAAGAAGCCAAAAGTCTAGCATTAGACTGGCCCGATGCTTTGGTGCGAAAAAGTGATTACTTAACCCATCCGGTATTCAATAGCCACCATTCGGAACACGAGATGCTGCGTTATATCAAGTGCCTGGAAAACAAGGATTTATCTTTGGTACACTCAATGATTCCTTTAGGTTCCTGCACCATGAAGCTGAATGCTACTACTGAGATGATTCCGGTGACCTGGCCGGAGTTTGGGCAGCTACACCCTTACGCCCCTGCTAGTCAGACCGAAGGTTACCAAGAGTTAGTAACTAATCTGAAAGATTGGCTCTGCGAAATTACCGGATTTGCCGATGTTTCTTTACAACCGAATTCGGGTGCTCAGGGCGAGTTCGCCGGACTGATGGTCATTCGTAGCTACCACCGGGAGCGCGGAGAAGGTCACCGAAATATTGCTTTGATCCCAACCTCCGCTCACGGAACCAACTTCGCTAGTGCGGTGATGGCGGGGATGAAAGTAGTACTAGTAAAATGCGACGACCACGGAAATATTGATATTGCTGATTTACAGGAGAAGGCCGAGAAACACAGCGAGAACCTAGCCTCTCTGATGGTGACGTATCCTTCTACCCACGGTGTTTTTGAAGAAGATATTCAGGAGATTTGTGCTTTGGTGCATCAGCACGGTGGGCAAGTCTATATGGACGGAGCCAACATGAACGCCCAAGTGGGGTTAACCAGTCCGGCGAATATTGGAGCCGATGTGTGTCATCTAAACCTGCACAAGACATTTTGTATTCCGCACGGCGGAGGTGGGCCCGGTATGGGACCTATCGGGGTGGTAGAGCACCTTGCCCCGCATTTGCCTCAAGATCCAGTAAACTACAACGGTACGTTTAATGGTGCCATCTCGGCGGCTCCGGTAGGTAGTGCCAGCATTTTGCCGATCTCTTACGCTTACATTGCCATGATGGGCGGTGAAGGGCTGACTCGGGCGACGCAAATCGCTATCTTAAATACTAACTATATCAAATTTCGCCTTGAGGGACATTATCCAGTGCTCTACACCGGAAAGAAAGGACGCAGTGCTCACGAGATGATTATTGACTGTCGGGATTTTAAGAAAGCCAACATAGAAGTTACCGATATTGCTAAGCGGCTGATGGACTATGGCTTTCACGCGCCTACGGTATCCTTTCCAGTAGCCGGAACCATGATGATTGAACCTACCGAGAGCGAAAGCAAAGCGGAGCTAGATCGCTTCTGCGATGCCATGATTGAAATTCGGCAGGAGATTCGTGATATTGAGAGCGGATTATATGCCCCTCAAAACAACGTGCTAAAGAACGCTCCGCACACAATGGCCGTGGCTACGGCTAATGATTGGGACTACCCGTATTCTCGCGAGAAGGCTATATTTCCTTTAGCGTATGTTCGGGAAAAGAAGTTCTGGCCATCTGTCAGCCGAATTGACGACGCTTACGGTGATCGCAACCTAATGTGCAGTTGCCTGCCAGTAGAGGTCTACGAAGCTACCGAGCAAGAGGAAGCTACCGCAGATGCGGTATAA
- a CDS encoding RNA polymerase sigma factor, with amino-acid sequence MPHRKIVDHLFRHQYGKMVAILSRIFGLTHLELIEDAIQDTFVKATLQWRNSMPDNPEAWLTQAAKNRVIDLLRRISVKHEHHQKVPHGTIALEISEFFLDHEVEDSQLRMILVAGHPVLSREEQIAFALKTISGFSMKEIAAALLLKEEAIKKRLARARKKMKDQQVKLAYPLPHEIEDRMAVVLQAIYLIFNEGFHSTKSGSLISKDMCGEALRLCKLLLTKERFRSGSLYALFALCCFHASRLETKIGTNNELVDLQYQDRARWYKPLIVLGNYAMQKSLEYTERSAYHHEAAIAAEHLKADCFKSTDWHRILELYQQLYELQPGDTILLSMASVHLQVGQLDRAKALLDQVEANHLSQRKYLLHGSYAEYYFRIGSIQPALSQIDQAIALSSNELEQAYLKKKRAQMVNA; translated from the coding sequence ATGCCTCACAGAAAAATAGTAGACCATCTTTTCCGGCATCAGTATGGGAAGATGGTTGCTATCTTATCCAGAATCTTTGGCCTTACCCATTTGGAACTCATTGAAGATGCCATTCAGGATACCTTTGTGAAGGCTACGTTACAATGGAGAAACAGTATGCCTGATAATCCAGAGGCATGGCTCACCCAAGCGGCCAAAAACCGAGTGATTGATCTTCTCCGACGAATTAGTGTTAAGCATGAGCATCATCAGAAAGTGCCCCACGGGACTATTGCTCTAGAGATTAGTGAGTTCTTTCTGGATCATGAAGTAGAAGATAGCCAGCTGCGAATGATTTTAGTAGCCGGACATCCAGTACTTTCCCGAGAAGAACAGATTGCCTTTGCGCTGAAAACGATCTCTGGCTTCTCCATGAAAGAGATCGCTGCTGCCCTGCTTCTGAAAGAGGAAGCGATTAAGAAGCGTCTGGCTCGAGCTAGAAAGAAGATGAAAGACCAACAAGTTAAGCTAGCATACCCTCTACCCCATGAAATTGAAGACCGAATGGCAGTAGTATTGCAAGCAATCTACTTGATTTTTAACGAAGGTTTTCACTCTACTAAATCTGGCTCGCTAATTAGTAAAGATATGTGCGGGGAAGCTTTACGACTGTGCAAACTGCTGCTAACAAAAGAACGCTTCCGCAGTGGTAGCTTATACGCTTTGTTTGCCCTCTGCTGCTTTCATGCCTCTCGTTTGGAAACTAAGATAGGTACTAACAATGAGCTAGTTGACCTTCAGTACCAAGACCGCGCCCGTTGGTACAAGCCACTAATTGTACTGGGCAACTATGCTATGCAAAAATCCCTCGAGTACACCGAACGTTCGGCGTACCACCACGAAGCAGCGATTGCTGCCGAGCACCTGAAAGCTGACTGCTTTAAAAGCACTGATTGGCACCGTATTTTGGAATTGTACCAGCAGCTATACGAATTACAGCCTGGTGATACTATATTGCTTTCAATGGCTTCGGTACATTTGCAGGTAGGACAGCTCGACCGAGCGAAGGCGTTGCTCGACCAAGTTGAAGCTAACCACTTAAGTCAGCGAAAATACCTACTGCACGGTAGCTACGCGGAATACTATTTTAGAATAGGCAGCATTCAACCGGCACTTAGTCAGATAGATCAAGCTATTGCCCTATCTTCTAACGAGTTGGAGCAGGCGTATCTTAAGAAAAAGCGGGCACAGATGGTTAATGCCTAA
- a CDS encoding YciI family protein, whose product MKEFMMIFIGGTAYEELGLSPEQLQHRMEKWFTWDEKLKQQGILRGGEALHAKVKRVVGPNRIESDGPFVESKELIGGYITVAANSFEEVVKIAQDFPDYDIDGSVEIREVMKLDQYE is encoded by the coding sequence ATGAAAGAATTTATGATGATCTTTATCGGGGGCACTGCCTACGAAGAGCTAGGTCTCTCACCCGAACAACTACAGCACCGAATGGAAAAATGGTTTACTTGGGATGAAAAACTAAAGCAGCAGGGCATACTCCGAGGTGGCGAAGCTTTGCACGCCAAAGTGAAACGGGTTGTTGGACCCAACCGAATTGAGTCGGATGGGCCGTTTGTAGAGAGTAAAGAACTAATTGGTGGGTATATCACCGTAGCGGCTAATAGTTTTGAAGAAGTAGTAAAGATTGCCCAAGACTTTCCGGACTACGATATAGATGGCTCCGTTGAGATTCGGGAGGTGATGAAGCTCGACCAGTACGAATAG
- a CDS encoding VOC family protein, with product MKHAINWFEIPVRDFARAQSFYQLLFNASLTPQEPDETGSTMAFLPADMEDGGIGGCIISGPEYEPSEAGALVYLNGGDNLSVPLSRVEQAGGKIVMPKTSIGEHGFMAQFIDTEGNKLAIHSIN from the coding sequence ATGAAACATGCAATCAATTGGTTTGAGATTCCGGTGCGGGATTTCGCCCGGGCGCAATCATTCTACCAACTATTATTCAACGCTTCTCTTACTCCGCAAGAACCGGATGAAACCGGAAGTACGATGGCCTTCCTTCCCGCTGATATGGAAGATGGTGGTATTGGGGGATGCATCATCAGTGGGCCAGAATACGAGCCCTCAGAAGCCGGAGCGTTAGTATACCTGAATGGTGGAGATAATTTATCAGTTCCCTTATCTCGAGTAGAGCAAGCAGGTGGCAAAATAGTCATGCCGAAGACATCCATTGGTGAACACGGTTTTATGGCACAGTTTATTGATACCGAAGGAAATAAACTGGCTATCCATTCCATAAACTAA